Part of the Scomber japonicus isolate fScoJap1 chromosome 2, fScoJap1.pri, whole genome shotgun sequence genome, CAAAATTTACAAGTGTTTCAGCCTTTTGCATCAGTTTGCTGTATTCTGCATCGATTCATTCCAACATAAGAGAGGCTAGTGGACACATGAAGGATGTAGAGGCTTGTTTGGCACTGGATGAGGCAATAGGCCAGAGTAGTCAGGGCTATCAAAAGTGGGGGCATGCTGCTCCAGAGAACTGGGTTTTGAAAATGGGCTTGGTGGCTCTCTGTGGGATTTCTGCATCATCTAACAGCAGAACAAAGTTCTTTTGGCAGACAGAGCCCAGTCACAGTCAATGTTTGATGTAATCTCTGAAGccagaaacacaaagaacacaAATGCATAAAGAAAGGCACTAAgtaaatatgttaaaacacTAAATTGAATTAAACACTGTATATGAAAATACCACACACATCATCCCTTCAAATGTGGGTGAAAAACTGGCTGTGGCAGGTAGCTGTAAATGTCTACCAGCCGTGGTGGCGGGTGAAGAATTCTGATCTTGTTTCTGCATAAAAGCATGTCCAACACTGCAAGTGTGACTGCTCTGTGTTGTGACATGGCAAAATcactgcctgtctctctctctctcaacaggAAACACCTCACATTGGACATAGCTAGAAGCAATTGAGAcccatatttgttttgtttatttgttgttgtttgttgctctctttctaattcttttttaaattaatattaataggTGTTGTACCAtagtaaataacatttataaaagtgcatttataaaaataaaaaaaatcagagcaTGGAGCACTTGGTTAGTTGATGATGTGACTCTGTTTATCAGATTGAACCTCCAGTACAAACTGGGGTGGTTTGCAGTGAAATATTGAGAGATCCAGTGACACAAGAAGcctacctgctgctgtagacTGTCTCCATGATGTCAACTGTTGGATGGCACAACATTTCTTTCAACTTAACAACtccaaaacagaaataatactGTTGAATCCCCCAAATACAAAAAATCCCATCAGTCTTGGTCCCCTGTCCACGAACTTTAAGCCCACTGCCAGAAATCTTGGAGTCCTGTTTGACTCAGAATTAAGTTTCATTCCTCATATCACAAAAATTGTCCAGTCCTGTTATCTACAATTAAGAACAATCTCCAAACTCAAGCCGATGCTCACCCACTCTGAcctggaaaaaaatattcatgctttcattttttcccgTTTAGATTACTGCAACTCTCTCCTTTCAGAGTTACCTCAAAAATGTGTCTCTCACCTCCAACTAGTTCAGAACGCGGCAGATAGTCTTCTTACTGGTTTTAACAGATGACCTCACATCACCTTAATTCTCGCTTCCCTTAATTGGCTCCCTGTTcattttagaattgattttaagattttactgatcACTTTTAAAACAGGCCTGGGTCTAGCTCCAAGCTACACAACCGATCTGTTGAGCCGGCCCGCAGCCTTAGATCCTCGGGTTGGGCCTTCTGGTGGTTCCAAAGTCAAGGCTGAAATCTAGGGGGGACTGTGCTTTTGCCATCAGGGCCCCTCAGCTTTGGAACAACTTGCCTGAGGAAATAAGGCTCGCACATTCAgtaacttcttttaaatcacttctcaaAACTCATTTCTACAGACTAGCTTTTATGTAATGTCATCTGCTCGTTTGTTCGATTTGCAATACAAAAACTTAAATGAACCTTGAACTAAGAAGATAAGAATTACAGCAAGAGGCTACAGTGGACACATGGATTAATACTAGATACTACAGAGTGTGAAGATGTTTTCAAGGATTTTGCAGTTATTCAGAAATCTGAGTGTGcatgtgaatgggtgaatgagtgaTGAAATTGTAAAAGTGCAAAATACAGCTACCTATGCCAAGGGGTACTCACCATTGCTTCACTGGAATTTAATCATATTGAGAAGGCTATGGTCTCGTATTGAAGTTATTGAAGTCTTTTATCCAACTTCTACTGAAAGCCTTGCAGTTGcaaccaaaactgaaaatatatcgACAGGGAACAAATTCAAgcaaaaaccaacataaagtgtctGAGCAAGGTGTTGGCCCACCATGTGCTGCCAGAACAGTGTGCCTTGGCATTGATTATATGTCTCTGTAACTCTACAGGTGGGATGAACActattcttccaaaagatatccCCTTAtctggtgttttgatgatggtggtggagagcgtTGTTTAACATGTTGGTGCAAAATATCCTATAGTTGTTCAGTGATGCCTTTTCCATAGATCTAAATGAAATATCAATTTAGTCAGTGTTCCTTTTGAAACACTAGCGAGTTGAGCAGTCTTTATGAAGCTCCTACCACCCTTGCCTCAACAATCTTAGTCgcttcttttcctcttgccaTATTAAGACAAAATCAGAATCAGCTGGGCCTGctcagcatttttatacatgccACAGAGCATGATTGGATGTTAATTGCTTAATTGTACCATCCAGTGCAGCTGTGTGTAACCATCTGCATTCCTTATACTGTATTTCCactatttgttctgtttttttcctttaatctaTCACCTGTTTGTAGGATCTTAGAAGGtgaagagagaaacacagatcTCAAGCAGAGCATGAAATAAATAGGGGTTGCAAAGTACACAACATCAACATCTGGTTAAAATTGTATACACATTTCTGCTCAATTTACAACATTTACAAGAAGAAACATTGAAGTGTCAAGTTTTCAAATGACACCACAGGTATTGGGATACACATTTTATTCCCGACCATCAATggtaaaacacatttctttaaacATGTTGACCTTCTCAGGTAGattggtttaatttcaaatgtgtttctttttcatgCATTTTCACATGTTTACACAATTTAACcttagtttaaaaaaagtaacatgATGAAAACACTCTGTCATCAATTTAATATCCCTTATAAAGATATTGAGCTCAAACCCACACAGCTCTTTATGTTTTATCCTGGACAAACATGCCAGCTGAATCCTTTCTCCATACACAAGTTGAACTTTCACCCACCTCCAAAGCCTCAAACATGGGCAAATCATTGTGCTGTATTGATTTTTCTGTTTAAGAAGTTGACAGTGCTTTTGGAAGCAAACTTTGcatcacataaaaacatgcttCAAGGAGTTGTAACCCATAGCGACAGCCATGTACCTCCTGTCACATGCTCCAGTGACCATTATGATGGTATcgtttttcctgttttgttaacCCCAGTTGCAGTTAGTATAAGCTCCTTTAAAATCCTAGGAAGATAGAAAGAAGTGGGTTGTTTTTGTAGATGTCATAGGAAACCACATATGTATACTGACACAAACCTTCACTGTGTCAAAGTCTTCACAGTTTTGATTCTAAAAATACATAGTATATGTGAGATAAGACTATGATGGTAATGATTATAAATGCCTGTGGCTATCTCAATTTATCTTTGAGTACATTTCTACTGTTCTTCAGTTCATACTCAGTTGCTGATTATATAATGATGTTATGTAATCTTAAATgcaaaataagataaaagataaacactaaaaatgaaagtgaacGTTAACTCCCTGTCCACTTGTGACCCTTTCAAACTGGTAGAAACCTCCATCTGCTGGAGGTCGCACTCAATTGCGGATGCAGAATCATCTCTTGCTGTTTCGCCACCACACCACTGACAGCCACTCTATGGTATAATTGTCTCCCCCGACCCCCACTACAATCCTTTCCCAGCTGCCCATCAACATTATCTCTGCAGCAGGCCAATTACTCATCATCTGCCTTGTTTTGTTGGGCTCCCACAGTCAGACGTCTTCTGATtcaataaatgatttaaataatggGCCTGTAATCACAGATGCTGATAATTTTGAGTCTTATTTAATCTCTCAAATCAATTCAGTCTATATACAATACACCACAACCTCTAACCATTTCACTATGGAATGAAACTATCTAATAAAATCACAACTGGCtttataaaagagaaaaaaaagattatccTATCCCCATAGCTTGGAATGGTTTCCATTGTGCATGTTTACACAACACATtttcaaagtcaaagtcaaatgtatttataaggcacatttaaaaaagacccACACTGAGCAAAGAACTGTACAGAGCAGAACAGGTAACTATACAAATACAAGAAACACCAACATTGTTGGTTAGACCAACAGCATCAACACTGTCACAAACTTTTCACACATGACTGCTTGTCCATATATGGTACTGGACCCTGCTTTCTTGGTATCCAGATATGTAGTAATTATATGTAATGCAATATGCAGAGAGTGCTGGGCAAAACAATGCTAAAACAGGCTTGACAGTGGTCAAATAGGAAGCCTGTAGGAAGCCACTAGCCACCAAGTGAACATTATTACTTGACTATAATGTACTAATTTCTGCATTGATTACACATAAAAGGcaacatatttgtttttctcaatCAACAGTGTGGCACCACTGGTTAGATAGAAAATACAatacacacagttacatttttacaagtCTTTATGTCCACAAATAGTCAGAATGTGTGATATGaaatatttttcaattaaaaaaatctgaaaagtaTGATCATCCACGAAACTACGTGACTCACTGCATTTTTTTAAGCATGTGTCAGAGATAAAGCTACAACTCGTGGTGGAAATGAAAGAGATCCAAGATAATTTAGTCGACATCTTTGTTTATAGGTCGGAATGGAAGCTGATGAGTCACATTTACACATGAATCCTTAATTGAAGGCATTGATGATTTGtattaaaaggggaaaaaaaaggttattcaAAGGTTAttcattcaaaaaaatcaatgtccTTATCCACCATCAATCTGCGATATggttttatatgtttgtatgaCTGTGTTCATGTGAGTGCATACGCATGTGTGTTTCATGCACGGCCACACACTTTCACCTACACTTGTGCTGACCTTAAATCCAAAGCAGAGAGCCAAAGCTCTTAAAGTCTTAAAACTGATGGTCTGGATACTCTCATCTCCTGTTCGCTGTGTCAAGTCATTATAGTGCACCAAGTCATTAGCTGATGGTGTAGTCATCCATTACAGCTAAGAGGGAATATAGCAAAGGCGAAGCAGAGATGATTTCAACATCAAGATGTCCAGATCATGTGAAGGAcaatttttcttccttttcttttggtGCTCAATGCATCATTGTAGATCAGAGTTTCAATCAAAGTCTAAAAGTCAGGGCTCCACAAACTTTACTTTGATAGAACTGAGAAGACAGAATGATGACGTCCATGATGGCCTCCATGCACAATTTTCTAAACGCTCTAGTGCTTATTTTTGTTACTATTATTTTACTCGGATGTTTGATGCTGCAGAATGATAAAATTGGACACTAGAAGTCATTTTTTCCTTATTCAcaccaaggttattatagttttgaaatgttatttagtttttattcttatttagttgttcagtttgctttttttatttcagttcagttttagttagttcaacaagtgatttactagttttagtttagtttttattttgaggaatagactagtttcagtttagtttttatttagttttagtcttagtcttagtttttcaggcattaagagaaagccttgacttgtagaacctgaaaaggatgaaagaatgtgtgacaccaaatatggtttatcaagtcctttttaatttcattctttaacaaTCAACTTTCAAATTTgtgggatttttcttttttagttgcatcccacaaatgttcccatcagtcCTCATCACATTTACTCTTATCTATCAGTAGGTCGAACTCCAAGTAGTCCCATATTGAGCTGTGGCGTTTTCGTCCTGCAACTTTAGCCATTTCTAGCAAATCACAAAATGCCTGCTAAGCACCTTCTTCTTGCAGTATGCGGCAGATGATATCCGCTATGCTGCCCCCCTCCGGAGGGGTCATGGTTAGCAGTATAGTGGCTGCTGCAAGACAGGCAGTAATCAAGGGAGAAAATGAAACGACAACGAAaacgaagctgaatttatctgccattcagtttagttttagttagttctacatgttcattgtagttttaatttttttttttttaattatagtttttattttaatttcagttaactaaattattttttcattgctagttttagttttagtcttagttttcgttaactatTATAACCCTGATTCACACACCCCAAGGTCCACAGAGATTGCTTTGGTCTACTACAGCATAGGtatctgctctgtaaatcacCTGTCATGTATTCAtccctttgagaaaaaaaataatcaatcagACACTAtataatcagaatcagaatataTGATTTGTATGGTTTGATATGTATTAAATGATGTCTGTATGGGATCTTTAATGAAAATGCAATCAAATTCAAAGAACAGTGTATCCACCGAGGAAAAGTGGGGCTAAAAACTAAAGATACAAATCTCAGGTTAATTTATCTTAATGCCAaaccatttttaatttatttgtccCACAGTCACTTAAATACAATATTTGTCTGTCACCCTTAAAAGATAACTGTTAAGAAATGTTATTTAGTGAATTTTGCCACCAAGCAAGTATTGTGAAACCCCTGCTGGCAGATGCAGTATCTAAAGTTAAGTTGTGGAATGCCAGACAGGGTCAGAACAAAGTAGTGGGCTGGGCAGTAATTGTGGATCATTGGTATAATTACTGTAATCAAAGAGAGAGCCAAACTCCCACCTTGTTTTCAGGGTAGTCTCTTCTCCACTAGATGCAGCCAATCTTCTGTCtttctaaaatgtcaaaaaaaatgaCCAAAGATTTGATGATGGGAATGTACAGATGATTTACAGAATCAACTGCATGTTGGCCAACGACACAGTACCACTCTAATTTGTAGAAGCATAAAATCCCTTCCTGTTCAATTTTATGTGGAAGAAGGATAATAATCCAGCAGGACTATGGCCCTCCCATGAATCACCAGACCTCAAGGTAACTAACCAGTTTTAGGAAGATTTAGAACCTGAAAGGCAATATACATACTGCATTATTATAACCCACTCTCCAGAGCTCCCCAAATGTTTCACATTGTGTATATTCTTCTAGACCTGATACAATACGGTATATATTATTGAATGAGAAAAACTATTGTGCCAAATGGTTGAACTAAATCATTTGGTGACATAGGCATATATACTACTCCACAGTCTAATCTAAAAAAGTACAGACGAGAACAAACCGTTCCcaattctttgtttttcaggaaAATCTCTAATACACAACAGTTTAACACGTTGGCTATGCGACAGTCACAGAGGTCTGTTCTGTTTGCATTAATCCAACACTGCAGTACAGCAGTGATGGGTTACACCACTAGGTGGGGACTCTTTTCGTTTGGCGAGATGCAATTGCACTTCCTTGCAGCACTATAAAGACAGCTATGCTGATTTAGTACACGAGTGTAGTTCACTCTTCAACTCGTGAAAAAAAGACTAGACTAGAAAAGGTATGGTTAACAAGTAGAATAACACAGATCTTGTGCAAAATCCTCTCACAGACAGCTATTTTAAAATCCATATTAATACCATATTACCAGCTCCAACTCATTACAGTCGATGATTGCCAAAGTAGAACACATGAACAGATGCACTGACATGGTAAACATCTGTGGAAACACAGCACAAACCACAGAGGTTTAGCCTTTACTCAGATTAGCCCTAATTTTGCGAGATTCTCATTCTGACataacagaaaatatttattttatctagTTAATAGACAGGGCTCTCTGCTAGTAGTAATCCAGATTACATGTGTTAGTGTCAGCATGTGCTTATCAAGAAGGACAAAAAAGCAGTAACTCAAAAGACCATAGATCTACCAGCTTCACTATATTTGGTTCCATACATGTTATTGGCGATTGTAAGAAATACAGGGGGCATAATTAAGAAGtagatgtttttcatttaattctaactaattttattttcattcatttttaataaacaagAAGACTGGATATCAAAGGCTCCtgtcaataaaaatgtgaactaaGGAAAAAAAGGTCAGATGGTAAGAAACTTGGCTGATATGAGGAATGTAAGGCATTGTCACAGCTCATTGTCTTTGGGATTTAATGGGGGGATGATGACAAGGCCAGAACTGATTCCACCGCTGTGCAAAGCAAGGTGAGAGCGGCCCTTCAGAGAAGAATATTCATGTTATAGCTTTATGCTAATATTATGTGTCAAGTAATTACATCTGTATTCAGAATGGATAGCCCCATAATTGACAATGACATAGAAAGCCTGGCTACAGGACAGTTTGATCAAATGAACAATGTCATACTCTAGTCTTGACTCATTATACTCTAGCCTTTATTGTTTGCAAGGCCAAAACAATGAATGTCAATAGGCTAAGTTTGATTCATTACACAATATCAGATTTGAAATCATGACACATATGGTGATGATGGTTACATTTTCATGGTATCATTAGTGCTGAAATCAAATTATTGCATGTGTTATGGGGCTCTGTGTTATGTGGCTACAAAGAATATGTTACATTGCATTTTTaattacatgattttttttattatttatttatatatatagactCTCATCTGATCCATGTTAATAGGCATGGAAATGGTTCTCTGCTGCAAGGGTGCAACTAATATAGGACACTCTTTCGTTCATTGGATAAATGTTATTTCGCAACTCTGAAATCAGAAAACTGCTTTCTCACAGCAACGTCAAAAGAGGCAGACATTATTTGGCCCAATTCATTACAGTCAGTGACggagagagggaaagtgagggagagagagagagagagagagagagagagagagagagagagagagagagagagagagagagagagagagagagagagagagacagagagagacagagagagagacacagaagagagagagagagagagagagagagagagagagagagagagagagagagagcaagagagaagagagggggggtTTCATTAAAGCTCCTGGTTTAAGCCCAGCCCATTCTGAATATGTAAATGTCTCcagcacagagaaaaacacagcaacagaaaagcgaggagggaagaggggagagagagaaagaggaggggagcAGCATGAGCAAGTGAGTGAGCGATCAAGGGAAAGAGAGCGAGCACTCTGAATTGTGAGTGGCTTACGACACTCAGTGAACAGAAGGTGCTTCTGCATGCGCTGTCAGTGTACTGGTCTGCTGCAAGGGATTGCGCGCTCCTTTGCTTCCCACATTTACCGCCCCTGCCTGCCTACCAGCACCAGCCTTCAGCAGCCTCTTCCAGCTGGCTGAGAAAACACCCGGAGAGCAAGGGAGTGAACGAAACCTGCAAGCCACAGGGGATGCAAGAGGCTTCTTAACCGAGATGAGCCACTGAGATGACAAGGAATACTGTTACACAAGAAAACAGTGAACAGGGTTCACCtctttaaatcctttttttcccccttgcaTCCGTCACTGAAAGCATGATTACCCACTTCAATGGATTTAAACCTTAGAAGTCAGTGATTGCTTCCAGAGATGGACGATAATATGTGCTGACAGATCTGCTGAAACTTAAGCAGCaaggggaggagaaaagagcaagacagatatttattatgatttttccttggtccttttttttctttctctggttGTGTCTTCTCCCCTCTGATCATTGCAGCAGAGGACTGCGGAGGAGCTAAAGAGACAGAGCTCATGCATGCAGACAGGGGAACTTGCACTTCCTACCATCTCGCTGAAAGCTACTTGGATTCCTTCTCTTTCTGGCTCTTTCACTTGAGGAGAACTAAGACATTGTAAGCCTGCCAAGGATCTGGTGTCCACTgaaaagggagaagggagggggggagaatTTGTACCACAGTAGGGTCTTTTTTAGATTCGCACATAATTAGTGTTGGGGCACAAAGCGAGACGCTGAATGGAGATTGTCAGCTTTTGGATAGGGGTGAGTAGGAATCTTTTCAAATAAGATCGATCAATGAGgacagcttttttttcatccGTTTACTCTCCACCCACTGCTTGATTTATAACATAAGCTAAGAGACTTGCCCTTTATCATTTGCTTTTTCAACAAGGATTCCCTtggttgaataaataaaataaatataaaatatcactgCTTACAGCTAAAACACAAAAACGGAAGAAAACAGATAaccaaattaattaaatatgatgtGATATATATGATGTGATAGGAGCAAAAACAATATCCAGAGTGGTTCAATGGACATTTTCTCAGCAACATCCCTGGATATTTATGCTAATGGATTTCCTTCTAATTGGACTGTACTTAAAGTGGCCACTGAAGAAGCCCCCGGGGTTGATACTGTGTTCATTGGGCATTTTTCTCAGAACAGTTCCCTTGGTAGAGGGGGTTTGTCCAAGGCTGTGCCGCTGCGACAGCAAGCTGCTGTACTGCGAGGGGCTCAACCTCACAGACATTCCCCGCAATCTGAGCAGTGCCATGGGCCTGTCCATGAGAGAGAACAACTTGACCGAGCTGCGTGAAGGCCAACTGGCTGGTCTGTCACAGCTCACCTGGCTCTACCTAGATCACAACAACATTGACATTGTAGAGGAGGGTGCATTTGACAGGCTAAGACGGGTCAAGGAGTTAGACCTGAGCAGCAACCGAATTGAGAGTCTGCCAAATGGTACCTTTAGGCCCCTCCCAAACCTGCGTATTCTGGATCTCTCATACAACAGGCTGCAGGCACTTGAGCCCGACCTATTCCACGGCCTTAGAAAGCTCACCAATTTGCATTTGCGCTACAATTCTCTCAAATTTGTGCCAGTGCGGATTTTTCAAGATTGCCGGAGCATGCAGTTTCTGGACTTGGGATACAACCAACTACAAAGCCTGGCACGAAACTCCTTTGCTGGCCTCTTCAAGTTGACTGAGTTGCATCTTGAGCACAATGAGCTGGTTAAAGTCAACCTAGCCCACTTCCCCCGTCTCATCTCTTTACGCACTCTGTACATGCACAACAATCGTGCCACTATTGTTGTCAATACCCTGGACTGGACATGGCATTTTTTAGAGAAGATTGACCTGTCAGCCAATGAAATCGAGTACATTGAGCCACATGTTTTTGAGAGTGCACCCAACCTCAAGGTGCTGATGCTAGACTCCAATCGGCTGACTTCTATGGACCAACGTATTCTGGATTCATGGTCATCGCTGGACAGCATTACCCTGGCAGGGAATGACTGGGAGTGCAACCGCAACGTGTGTGCCTTGGCTTCTTGGCTGAGTGCCTTCCGAGGCCAGCGTGATAATTCCCTGCTGTGTTCAAGCCCAGACACAGCACAGGGTGAGGATGTGTTGGATGCAGTCTATGCTTTTCAGCTATGTGAGGATCATCCACTGGAGGTAACTACAGCAGGCCTGTATGCCTCTACAAGGGATCTGGCCCAAGGTGGCTCTGTGTTAGGCCCATTTACTCCCAACCCTTATGAAGGTGAGGGTAGTGAGGTGGTCACCAGTTCTTTCACTGTCACAGTGGGCCATGAAGACCTGGAGAGCACCATGCAGATCCACAAGGTGGTGACTGGCACCATGGCActtatcttttcctttctaaTTGTTGTGCTCATGCTGTATGTGGCATGGAAGTGCTTTCCTGCCGGAATAAGACAACTGAGGCAGTGCTTTAGCAGTCAGCGCCGTAAGCAGAAGCAAAAGCAAAGCATGCAGCAGATGGCTGCAATTTCTACACCAGAGTACTATGTTGACTATAAACCTAACCACATTGAGGGAGCTCTGGTAATCATCAATGAATATGGTTCTTGCACTTGCCAACAGCAACCTTCTCGGGAATGTGAGGTGTGACCCTGCTTTGTGAGTACGTCTTTACCTGTGATTATCTGGATATACAGCAAATCCTTTTTCTGGATACACTGGGGAGGGAAATAttgcaggacagaaggaataaaaggaTCTTTTGGACACTTTTTACACAGCGTCTCACTGTGATGTGGAAAGAGTGTGCTTCATGCGGCTGACTATTTCGTGGTGGATTTACTGCTACTGCTATCTACTGCTATTTTGAGGCCACAGGGCATACTGGGCACCTGACACTCGGACCTGTTGATGTactacagaaacacagagaggaataCATTGCAGGCACTGAGGCTTTTCTCTCATGGATGGATATTTGAGCTTTAATGTGTCTTTCTACTTCAGGACGTTTAATTATTGTTTGAAAATAAACTGGGGACACAcaatagaagaaaaagagaaaaaaagacaaacaaaccaTTTGTATTATGGTAAACACAATATTTGCCAAGCATTTAacatataaaaaacatgtttaagttggataaaaaatgtaaagataaaagtctgtgtaaaatatgttaaaagaaGTGCAAGCGTGGACAAAAAATGA contains:
- the lrrtm1 gene encoding leucine-rich repeat transmembrane neuronal protein 1; translation: MLMDFLLIGLYLKWPLKKPPGLILCSLGIFLRTVPLVEGVCPRLCRCDSKLLYCEGLNLTDIPRNLSSAMGLSMRENNLTELREGQLAGLSQLTWLYLDHNNIDIVEEGAFDRLRRVKELDLSSNRIESLPNGTFRPLPNLRILDLSYNRLQALEPDLFHGLRKLTNLHLRYNSLKFVPVRIFQDCRSMQFLDLGYNQLQSLARNSFAGLFKLTELHLEHNELVKVNLAHFPRLISLRTLYMHNNRATIVVNTLDWTWHFLEKIDLSANEIEYIEPHVFESAPNLKVLMLDSNRLTSMDQRILDSWSSLDSITLAGNDWECNRNVCALASWLSAFRGQRDNSLLCSSPDTAQGEDVLDAVYAFQLCEDHPLEVTTAGLYASTRDLAQGGSVLGPFTPNPYEGEGSEVVTSSFTVTVGHEDLESTMQIHKVVTGTMALIFSFLIVVLMLYVAWKCFPAGIRQLRQCFSSQRRKQKQKQSMQQMAAISTPEYYVDYKPNHIEGALVIINEYGSCTCQQQPSRECEV